The following is a genomic window from Pyricularia oryzae 70-15 chromosome 5, whole genome shotgun sequence.
TCCCGAAACCCACATTTCAACCTCCAAAGATTAGATCATTAAAATCTTGGATCCAATTGGTTTTGAACTAGACAGTCAAATTCAATCGACTGGACAACGTCAATCAACGACACCTCGCTCTCTTCGCAACTCGGGTCAAAAAAGCAAATTTTACTAGGAAAACACAAAAACAGGATCGCCCATCATGGACGCAGCCGCCTCTGCGCACCGCAAGGTCGAGCTGCAGTCCCCCGAGGACTTCACCTACCTGCTCAACAACGTCCGGCGCGCCGCGGCCGAGAGCATCGGGGCCGCGTTCCCGCTTGCCGACGACGATGCCGAGGACGCCCTGCGCGCCCGCATCGAGGAGCTCGTCGACGACTACATCGCGCGCACATTTGCCCTCGCCGCGCCTAACGTCTCCATCAACGGCCTGCCCGTTCCCGAATCGCTCCTACCCAAGGAGAAGAGCAACGGCAAGACGAAAGACAAGGGCAAAAAGGGCAgcaaaaagagcaaaaagaagGGCGCTGCTGCAGAAGACGAAGACGAAAACGTCGTCTACGAACCCTTCGACGCCCGTCTACGCGACCGCATCCCGGACCTGCtgcgcgaggaggaggagctgctCCGCGAAATCgcggcgctcaagagacgcgtgCCGGCGCAGGCGGCCACGCGGGTAGGGGACGCACTCAAGGCCGGCGTGGCAGCGGACGAGGCGgccctggcggcggcgaaggAGCGCGTCGGCGACGTCGACAGGGATCTCAGGGCAAAGGGACGCAAGCGGATGCTGGACAGCCTCGAGGGCGGGGTCGACGAGGgctctgctgccgccgcccccgcGATCAGCGTCCTGCAGAGGAATGACGAGGTTGCAGAATCGTTCGGCACCGCCGTCGAGGGGCTCGGTCGGCTCAAGAGGGATATGCCCGCCACTGTGGCGCGGATGGAGCGTGCGCGGGCGGCAGGGAGCTATGTAATTGCTGGAAGGTGAGGTGGAATGCGGTACACGTTATAACATTTATTTCCATATTTCTGGCTTACGGTCTGCGTCGGCGTCGGGCGTTGTATTGGACGGGAACAGAAAATCGGAATTTACGATTTATGAGAAGAACAGCTTGGATCAAGGTGGAAGCACCAAATCATCGTTGCAAAAGAATCCCAGTTGATGGCAAGATCCGGTCAACTGGGATGGTTTCGCGTGCAGGAACAACTGAATGAATAAAAAGACTGGTGGATATAAGGCTACGAAGAAATGTCTATAATCTGCATCTTTCGGTGCCGTCTCATCTTTTCAACAACTTTACAAGTCAAACCTAAGCGGGTATCAACCCTGGTAAAACCTGCCCTCCCGCACAACCCCAACAAACAAGTCTAGGGATCTCATCTCTGGCAGAATTCCCGCCGCCATTCTTTTCTCCCCAACTCCTTGCAATTACCCTATTCATCTCGACGCTCTCAAACAATACAGGCTGCAACGCCTTTGCGGTCGGACACACTGCGCATAAGACAGGCCAGCTTAAGCGGCAGCTGGCTGCTTAGCCTCGGCCTCAGCAGCGGGCGCAGCAGGAGCGGCGGCAGGGGCAGGCTCAGTAGCGgccggagcagcagcagctgcagGAGCAGCGGCCTGCTGCTTGTGCTTCGTCTCCCACTTGGGGGGACGAGCCCACTCCTTCTCGTTCCATGGGCCAGCATCCGAAAGCTCACAGCCGCCGGCGCAGGTGCAGGTACCACCCAAGCTCTTGGGCAGGTTCTCGGCGGGGATCTGGGCCAGCAGCTCCTTCTGGTATCCGCTACCCAGGATGTGGATCTTCTGGACGGTAACGGGGTCGAGCCAACCCTTGACAATGCCCCAGACGCCGCTGAAGCCCCAGGGGGTGTTGATCAGGTACAGGCGGCCCAGGCGCTCGGGGTAGTAGTTCTGCGACATGTTGGAGGCCGCGCGCACGTAGCCGTAGACCTGCGATGCCTTGGAGATGCCGACACCCTTGAAGTCCATAATGGTGCAGCATGTCTCGAGCAGGTGGCCGGACTTGCGACTGCAAGCGGGTAGACGCGGgtcggccacgcgctcgtactcGACGGCCAGGTTCGTCAGCATGCGCTCCTGCGTTGTAATCTTGTTCATGGCGGTGATGTCGGCGTTGCCAAGCTGCTCAATGTAGACTGGCCGGCCGTCCTGTGGTGTCGGAAGAGTCAGTCAAAGGGGCATACAATCCATAATCACCGACCAATCGGAAGCTAGGTCCTACCTTATCCGTCTTGTGGTAGTACTGGGGGTAGTACTTGAATATCTCGGCCTTCTCGGGGTAGTCCCATGTCGGCAGAATCTCGTCGAGCTTGGTCTCCTTGCGCCACTTCTCACAGTCGACAAACCTATACGTATGGTCAGCACTGCCAGACTTGGAGTTGGGGCAATGGGGGGTGAAACGAGAGTACAACTCACATCTTGAGGGCGAGATTGACATCGAACTTGCGTGCGCGGAGGAAGCGGAGCTAACCAGCCAAACAATCCCATGTTAGCCAAGACCGTCCCGTTACAAACTGCCATCCTCCATCTCCAATACTTCCATGGTTCGCCAATCGTGCGCGCCTTACCAGAGTCAGAGTGTCGAGACGATCAGTGTAGCCCTGCGACTCAAGCATGAGCCTGAGCTGCGACACCTGGGCCTGCTGTTCAGCCGTCAAGTGGCCTGGGTGGCCAGGGGCGGGGACTGGAGCGACGGTTGGGAAGTCATAGCCGTCATATTTGGGGTCAAGCTGCAGGGGAGCAGTGGCAGCTGGAGCGGCCATGATGGGCGGATCAAGTGGTGATGCCGAGAAGGGAGGTTTACCGGCGGGCGTGGGAAAGGCGATGGGAAGATATTATCGCCGGCTCGGATTCAAGAGCACAAAAACTTGTCCGACTGGTTTACGACCCAGACGTAATTGAAGGGGGATGAAAAAATATGGGCACAGTGGTAATGTGGCGCAGGGGTTATCGGTCGAAATCGGATCAATACTTTAGTAGCGGGAGAACCAATGCGGGATATCAAAAGTGGTATATCGTAGGAGAGGAGAAGAATCGGAGCCTCGGAAAGACTGGCGGTCTGTCAAaagagaaggagaaaaaaaaggagacaaGGCAAAGAATGGGACGCTGAAGCGAAGCGGTCTAAATGCACGTCTGTTTTGAGGCTGCTCAAGATGTACAGTAATACAACGTCAGTTTGAACGTGGCAACAGAGCTTCTTGGCCTGGGGGTGTTTTTGTTAGGGACACGAATACAGGTGCACAGGGTGGGTTTTGGTTTTGCCTGGTCCGGTCCCCGTCATAAGAGGGGTCACCGAACTTGGCCCCGCACTTTCCTAGGGTGAGTGAGAGTACCTTGCCTGTCTCCTTTAACCGTGAGTGAGGAAAAGGTACAGGGTTACTTTTAGTCTACCTAGCTCTGAAGATCTTCCACCTTGTCAGGTAAAGGGCGATAGACATTGTAGATGTTTCTCATCTTAAATTCTCACTTGGAGAAAATTGTACCCAACTGAATGGATTTCATCACATCTCGAGGCCTTGCGGCTGGCTTCTACCTTTTTGATCTTTAATTCTGACACTTAAAAATCATCTAATAAAAACGCCAATTGCTTGGCGCAAGGGGCCCCATCCCGAATTGCTTTTTGGCGAATTTCCTCTTGCTTCCATGTCAACGGCTGCAGCAAagtgtatttttttttatgttcgTCCGAAAatgaccctgaaaaaaaaggccacgcTGGAGCGCCTAAATGCAGTCGAAACCAGTGAAACCAATTCGTCAATCATTCGCCTGAGCCGCGCCACGGTGGCCGGCTTTGGCCAGCACCCGCGGACAGACCGAGTGGCCAGCCTATTCCTCTTGGGTAACTGCGGCGTCACTTCGGCGAATGTCTCGTCGGTTTTCTTCCATGATTTTGGATTGTACGCAGGGCTGCCACTGTGGTTTCAAGAGTCATTGTCGGGCTTTGAcgtttccttttccttgtccttgccCTTCAGCTTGTCCTCTTCTGCCTTTTCCTTTCTCTTTTGCATCACATCCCAGTTATATACCCTAGCAAGTGCGACCTCCATAGTCTGCCAGCACAAAACGTCAGTATGTACTCTCTCATTGAATCGATGTGAGTTGCAATATTTAGACGGACCGTGATCTGTTCCCTTAGGAATTCCAAATCCTCTTCGCAGTTTTGCAAACTCTGCTTTGCGGCCTTTTGCTTCGAATCCAGCAACTCCTCCGCCTCGTCAATCGGGTACGAGAGCATGACGTTTGCCTGTTCATGAGCACGGAACCCCCGTCAAGTAGAGTCAGCCATGAGCCCCAACAATAAGCCAGTAAAAAACCCCAAAGAAACACAGATATGCATACACCGAGCCATAGGAACACCTCGTCTGTAGGCGGGATCTCAGCCTTGGTGTATAAAGTATCGTTGAGCTCGAACGAAGTCTCGATCGGGTCGCCCCCGTCCTTGCTCAGCTTCAGGAACTGAACCGTCTCCAGAGTCTTTTCAATGTCCGGTAACTTTCCCTTGAGGCCTGCTACACGACGCTGTAGATTAAGCTCCATGAATTGGTATTTTCTGCATCACCACAAACTGCTTAGCTTCAACGTCACCTCCCAGGAAAACGGAAAATCCGCAGGAACAAACCCACGATATCATCTCCTGGAACCGCACCAGCGTCGACTCGACCTCGGCCCGGCTCGTCACGTAATCCTCCACATTGTCCACAAATGGCGCCTTTGGGATTCCTCGTGGGTTCGATGGCGTTGTCGTATCGTCGCTGAGTCGAAATGTCAGCTTCCCAACTGTTGTTCTTCCACATCAAGCACCGTCTGACTTGCCCACCAGCAGTCAAAGGCAGGCTCGGTGGCTACT
Proteins encoded in this region:
- a CDS encoding Sec14 cytosolic factor, coding for MAAPAATAPLQLDPKYDGYDFPTVAPVPAPGHPGHLTAEQQAQVSQLRLMLESQGYTDRLDTLTLLRFLRARKFDVNLALKMFVDCEKWRKETKLDEILPTWDYPEKAEIFKYYPQYYHKTDKDGRPVYIEQLGNADITAMNKITTQERMLTNLAVEYERVADPRLPACSRKSGHLLETCCTIMDFKGVGISKASQVYGYVRAASNMSQNYYPERLGRLYLINTPWGFSGVWGIVKGWLDPVTVQKIHILGSGYQKELLAQIPAENLPKSLGGTCTCAGGCELSDAGPWNEKEWARPPKWETKHKQQAAAPAAAAAPAATEPAPAAAPAAPAAEAEAKQPAAA
- a CDS encoding prefoldin subunit 3 — protein: MSEKGKAVASAAGDDTTTPSNPRGIPKAPFVDNVEDYVTSRAEVESTLVRFQEMISKYQFMELNLQRRVAGLKGKLPDIEKTLETVQFLKLSKDGGDPIETSFELNDTLYTKAEIPPTDEVFLWLGANVMLSYPIDEAEELLDSKQKAAKQSLQNCEEDLEFLREQITTMEVALARVYNWDVMQKRKEKAEEDKLKGKDKEKETSKPDNDS